In Salvelinus sp. IW2-2015 unplaced genomic scaffold, ASM291031v2 Un_scaffold1166, whole genome shotgun sequence, a single window of DNA contains:
- the LOC112069939 gene encoding cold shock domain-containing protein C2-like: MADPSLTSPSEVPLRSPRAAPLSLSFPFLREGSRVWERGAPPRSLPSPLPTKRNRTYSATVRATSGPAFKGVCKSFCRSQGHGFIRPTNGGDDIFVHISDIEGEYVPVEGDEVTYKVSRIPPKNLKIQAVEVKIVHLNPGTKHETWSGQIISQLDES, encoded by the exons ATGGCAGACCCCAGCCTGACGTCCCCCTCAGAGGTCCCTCTGCGCTCCCCCCGGGCTGcacccctttccctctccttccccttcttgAGGGAGGGCAGCCGTGTGTGGGAAAGGGGAGCGCCGCCCCGGTCACTGCCCAGCCCACTGCCCACCAAACGCAACCGCACCTATTCAGC CACGGTGCGGGCCACCTCAGGGCCAGCGTTTAAGGGTGTGTGCAAGAGCTTCTGCAGGTCACAAGGTCATGGCTTCATCCGTCCAACCAATGGCGGAGATGACATATTTGTTCACATCTCGGA TATCGAGGGCGAGTATGTCCCAGTTGAAGGAGATGAGGTCACATACAAAGTCTCCCGGATCCCACCCAAAAACCTGAAGATCCAGGCCGTGGAGGTGAAGATCGTTCATCTGAACCCAGGGACGAAGCATGAGACCTGGTCTGGCCAGATCATCAGCCAGCTAGACGAGAGCTAG